In Artemia franciscana chromosome 8, ASM3288406v1, whole genome shotgun sequence, a genomic segment contains:
- the LOC136030501 gene encoding conserved oligomeric Golgi complex subunit 3-like gives MESDQDDTVLLKLMEWEKNGGLASLSTLQIEAISDLTELASEHPEEPSKESKSKETDASVGVDSLQTASQLASLWKVIEEDILNEAESEFQLAETEIEHWEKEISTVAFLMTSVLSQLDNLELQYDSINEKTDTLRSTCMEMIKKKEKITSIIDEIDRNMKFFTDVERIFTQLNNVGFSVLNDAFPGMLSRIQECIVYMTEHNDYLEAPNYLARYNQCQSIALNQVRKYVRTSLESSTAQALNYLSRFDAEEVTRATSSSNAYAALYGKVRGPAAKIKKVVGYIEPSISSVAAHELALADCQESYINQRKALTKPSIAGSVQDILSMKDTCALLRAGCALMMRVVQDEYDLYFAFFTLKCSEFENFLEDLLLAFYDGLRSRLIKVVHMETLAELCSILRSEMLTDYVVSSENLGAFVRMTVQLLADIQERLVYRAHIYVQEDILGYKPSHGDLAYPDKLVMIESIAESLQSVPATGGLRRSDSQLSMISVTSSVYDGAPKSRSGTSPADLHGMWYPPLRRALLCLSKLSRCADRNAFQGLSQEILQAVCSSIDSAAARIKSEKSQIDGMLFQIKHLLILREQIAPFQVDFTVKEINLDFSHIKDTAMNVLQKPSRMFSFSTNNVLLEFLLDGAPHVKEQLKDSRRLVERQLKANCELFINYSTFQIVGPLSDFLSKADIYLEESKEKNLSSQNWAKAEVLADIVAECQRNIGVKLPSIQRSMQLYISNKETEFILYKPIKNQIMANYLHLEQILKTSFSEEDAKIINVTPLDQLNVLLSTIPNRTHRNRT, from the exons ATGGAGTCAGATCAGGATGATACAGTTTTACTAAAATTAATGGAGTGGGAGAAAAATGGAGGACTAGCATCACTATCTACTCTACAAATTGAAGCTATTAGTGACCTTACTGAGCTTGCTTCTGAACATCCAGAAGAACCCTCTAAGGAGAGTAAA TCTAAAGAAACGGATGCATCTGTTGGTGTAGATTCCCTTCAAACTGCCAGTCAG ctTGCTTCGCTTTGGAAAGTGATTGAAGAGGATATTTTAAACGAAGCTGAATCCGAGTTTCAGTTGGCAGAAACTGAGATTGAACACTGGGAAAAGGAAATATCTACTGTTGCTTTTTTG ATGACATCTGTGCTGTCTCAGCTAGACAACCTTGAATTACAATACGATTCAATAAATGAGAAAACGGACACACTTCGATCTACTTGTATGGAAATGATTAAGAAAAAG GAGAAAATAACCTCAATTATTGATGAGATTGACCGGAATATGAAGTTTTTTACGGATGTTGAAAGAATTTTTACCCAGTTAAATAATGTTGGATTTTCAGTATTGAATGACGCTTTCCCAGGTATGCTGTCAAGGATTCAGGAATGCATAGTATATATGACAGAACAT AATGATTACCTTGAAGCCCCAAATTATTTAGCTCGTTACAATCAGTGTCAGTCCATTGCTTTGAATCAAGTACGGAAATACGTCAGAACATCACTAGAATCATCAACTGCTCAAGCTTTAAATTATCTTTCAAGATTCGATGCAGAAGAAGTGACTCGTGCCACGTCTAGCTCTAATGCTTATGCAGCTCTCTATGGAAAAGTACGCGGACCGGCAGCCAAGATTAAGAAAGTTGTGG GATATATTGAACCTAGTATCTCTAGTGTGGCGGCACATGAGCTGGCACTTGCAGACTGTCAAGAATCTTACATCAACCAAAGGAAGGCTTTGACCAAGCCAAGTATTGCAGGAAGTGTTCAGGACATACTAAGCATGAAAGACACTTGCGCGCTGCTCCGTGCAGGATGTGCTCTAATGATGCGTGTCGTTCAAGATGAATATGATCTTTATTTCGCTTTTTTTACCCTTAAATGTTCAGAATTTGAGAACTTCCTTGAAGATCTTTTGCTAGCTTTTTATGATGGATTGCGATCAAGGCTCATTAAGGTGGTGCATATGGAAACTCTGGCTGAACTGTGCTCTATACTCAGATCAGAAATGCTAACAGACTACGTTGTCAGTTCCGAAAATTTAGGAGCTTTTGTCCGTATGACTGTTCAGCTTTTGGCTGACATCCAGGAAAGATTAGTCTATCGGGCTCATATCTATGTACAAGAGGATATACTTG GATATAAGCCATCACATGGAGATTTAGCTTATCCAGACAAATTGGTGATGATCGAATCAATTGCCGAGTCCTTACAGAGCGTACCTGCTACCGGTGGACTGAGAAGAAGTGATTCTCAGCTATCTATGATTTCTGTTACATCAAGTGTTTATGATGGAGCCCCGAAATCGCGCAGTGGTACGTCGCCTGCTGATCTGCATGGAATGTG GTACCCGCCATTGCGTCGGGCCCTCCTGTGTCTTTCTAAGCTATCTCGTTGTGCTGATCGAAATGCGTTTCAAGGACTTTCGCAAGAGATTCTTCAGGCGGTGTGCTCTAGTATTGACAGTGCTGCTGCAAGGATTAAATCCGAAAAATCACAAATAGATGGCATGCTCTTTCAAATTAAGCATCTTTTGATTCTTAGGGAGCAAATTGCTCCATTTCAGGTTGATTTCACTGTGAAAGAAATTAACTTGGACTTCAGCCATATCAAAGACACAG CCATGAATGTTCTTCAGAAGCCAAGTCGAATGTTCAGCTTCTCTACGAATAATGTACTACTGGAATTTCTTCTGGATGGTGCCCCTCACGTCAAGGAGCAATTGAAAGACTCGAGAAGACTTGTTGAGAGGCAATTGAAAGCCAACTGTGAGCTGTTCATTAACTACTCGACTTTCCAGATTGTTGGTCCTCTTTCAGATTTTTTGTCAAAG GCTGACATCTACTTGGAGGAAAGCAAGGAAAAGAATTTGTCGTCGCAGAACTGGGCTAAAGCTGAAGTATTAGCTGATATTGTTGCAGAATGTCAGAGGAATATTGGTGTGAAACTGCCATCTATTCAGAGGAGCATGCAGCTTTACATTTCTAACAAAGAAACTGAATTTATACTTTATAAACCAATTAAG aATCAAATTATGGCAAATTATTTGCACCTTGAACAGATTCTTAAAACTAGTTTCAGTGAAGAAGATGCCAAGATTATCAACGTTACTCCCTTGGACCAACTCAACGTCTTATTATCCACCATTCCAAACCGAACACACAGGAACAGAACTTGA